The following proteins come from a genomic window of Pseudomonas sp. MAG733B:
- a CDS encoding lipid-transfer protein, whose protein sequence is MSEKAVVAGVGMIPFSKPGASPSYTDMGAAAVRLALKDAGIDYDKVQMAFAGYVYGDSTCGQTALYEVGRTAIPIVNVNNNCSTGSTALYLARAAVQSGQADCVLALGFEQMQAGALKSHWDDRPQTRANFVHVMEDLTRDVDLPRALKTFGGAGREHMQKYGTRMETFAAIRAKASRHASNNPLALFKNILSTEDVMNDQVMWPGVMTRLMACPPTCGAAAAIICSPAFAKKHGLRSDVVILAQSLVTDPVESFDPPSMIAYAGFHMTQRGAQMVYEQAGVGPQDVRAVELHDCFAHNELLTYEGLGLCAVGGGEQFVLDGDNTYGGQVVTNPSGGLLSKGHPLGATGLAQCYELTHQLRGTADKRQVEDLNIALQHNLGLGGACVITLYGRN, encoded by the coding sequence ATGAGTGAAAAAGCCGTAGTTGCCGGGGTCGGCATGATTCCCTTCTCGAAGCCGGGTGCAAGCCCCAGCTACACCGACATGGGAGCCGCGGCGGTGCGCCTGGCGCTGAAAGATGCCGGCATCGACTATGACAAGGTGCAGATGGCCTTTGCCGGTTATGTCTATGGCGATTCCACCTGCGGCCAGACGGCACTCTATGAAGTGGGGCGCACGGCGATCCCGATCGTCAACGTCAACAACAATTGCTCCACCGGTTCTACCGCCTTGTACCTGGCCCGTGCTGCCGTACAGAGCGGTCAGGCCGACTGCGTGCTGGCACTGGGTTTCGAACAGATGCAGGCCGGTGCGCTCAAGTCGCACTGGGATGACCGCCCACAGACCCGCGCCAATTTCGTCCACGTCATGGAAGACCTGACCCGCGACGTCGACCTGCCGCGTGCCCTGAAAACCTTCGGCGGTGCCGGTCGCGAGCACATGCAGAAGTACGGCACCCGCATGGAAACCTTCGCCGCCATCCGCGCCAAGGCCAGCCGTCATGCGTCGAACAATCCGCTGGCGTTGTTCAAGAATATCCTGAGTACTGAAGACGTGATGAACGATCAGGTCATGTGGCCGGGCGTAATGACGCGTCTGATGGCGTGTCCTCCGACCTGCGGCGCGGCGGCGGCGATCATTTGTTCGCCGGCATTCGCCAAGAAGCATGGGCTGCGCAGCGACGTGGTGATCCTCGCGCAGTCGCTGGTGACCGATCCGGTGGAGTCGTTCGATCCGCCTTCGATGATTGCCTATGCCGGTTTTCACATGACCCAGCGCGGCGCGCAGATGGTCTACGAGCAGGCAGGCGTCGGCCCGCAGGACGTGCGTGCCGTCGAACTGCATGACTGCTTCGCCCACAACGAATTGCTGACCTACGAAGGCCTCGGGCTGTGCGCCGTCGGTGGTGGCGAGCAGTTCGTCCTCGATGGCGACAACACCTACGGCGGCCAGGTGGTGACCAATCCGTCCGGTGGCCTGCTTTCCAAGGGTCACCCGTTGGGCGCCACCGGCCTGGCCCAGTGCTACGAGCTGACCCATCAATTGCGCGGTACCGCCGACAAGCGCCAGGTCGAAGACTTGAACATCGCCTTGCAGCACAACCTCGGCCTGGGTGGCGCCTGCGTCATCACCCTGTACGGACGCAATTGA
- a CDS encoding acyl-CoA dehydrogenase family protein: MSEYRPSWLTEDLAIFQASVRRFAAEELVPHEERWAHQKHVDRETWLKAGEMGMLCPAIPEEYGGSGGSHAHNAIIGYELARAVATSLGTNVHSAICAHYLLRYASEEQKQRWLPKMATGEMVAAIAMTEPGAGTDLQNVKTKAIRDGDHYVINGSKTFITNGYLADLVLLVCKTDPSLGAKGMSIIVLEVNDLPGFRRGRILDKLGQKGQDTSELFFDDVRVPVANLLGPEEGKGFVQLMQQLPEERMFIAMNALGAMERAVEETIKYTNDRKLFGKPLLDMQNTRFKLAEMQTTVTIARTFVHDCLDKMIRHELDATTAAMAKWWASTQACNIIDECLQLHGGYGYMLEYPIARLHINTRPMRIYGGSNEVMKELIARTL; this comes from the coding sequence ATGAGCGAATACAGACCATCGTGGCTAACCGAAGACCTGGCGATCTTCCAGGCGTCGGTCCGCCGTTTTGCCGCCGAAGAACTGGTGCCCCATGAAGAGCGTTGGGCCCATCAAAAACACGTCGACCGTGAAACCTGGCTGAAGGCCGGCGAGATGGGCATGCTCTGCCCGGCGATTCCGGAAGAGTACGGCGGCAGCGGCGGCAGCCATGCGCACAACGCAATCATCGGCTATGAACTGGCCCGCGCCGTTGCCACCAGCCTGGGCACCAACGTGCACAGTGCGATCTGCGCGCATTACCTGTTGCGCTACGCCAGCGAAGAGCAAAAACAGCGGTGGCTGCCGAAAATGGCCACCGGGGAAATGGTCGCCGCGATTGCCATGACCGAACCGGGCGCCGGCACCGACCTGCAGAACGTCAAGACCAAAGCCATTCGCGATGGTGACCACTACGTCATCAACGGCTCGAAGACGTTCATCACCAACGGCTACCTTGCCGACCTGGTGCTGCTGGTGTGCAAGACCGACCCGAGCCTGGGCGCCAAGGGCATGTCGATCATCGTGCTGGAGGTCAATGACCTGCCGGGTTTCCGTCGTGGACGCATCCTCGACAAGCTCGGCCAGAAAGGCCAGGACACTTCCGAGCTGTTCTTCGATGACGTGCGCGTACCAGTAGCCAATTTGCTCGGCCCGGAAGAAGGCAAAGGCTTCGTCCAGTTGATGCAGCAATTGCCCGAGGAGCGCATGTTCATCGCCATGAACGCACTGGGCGCCATGGAGCGTGCGGTCGAGGAAACCATCAAGTACACCAACGACCGCAAACTGTTCGGCAAGCCGCTGCTGGACATGCAGAACACCCGCTTCAAACTGGCGGAAATGCAGACCACCGTCACCATTGCCCGCACCTTTGTCCACGATTGCCTGGACAAGATGATCAGGCACGAACTGGACGCAACCACGGCGGCGATGGCCAAGTGGTGGGCCTCGACCCAGGCCTGCAACATCATTGACGAGTGCCTGCAACTGCACGGTGGCTACGGCTATATGCTGGAATACCCGATCGCGCGGCTGCACATCAACACCCGGCCGATGCGCATTTATGGCGGCTCCAACGAAGTGATGAAAGAACTGATCGCGCGCACGCTGTAA
- a CDS encoding SDR family NAD(P)-dependent oxidoreductase, protein MKKLEGKVALVTGSGRGIGREVALQLAAYGAKVVVNDLDAEPADEVVAEIRAAGGDAVACVGSVTAPDFADRFVQTAVKSYGSIDIIINNAGFTWDNVIQKMSDEQWYAIIDCHLTAPFRILRAAQPVISALAKKEAAEGREVLRKVVNISSGAAGGNVGQSNYSSGKAGILGLTKTLSKEWGRLKVNVNAVAFGLIETRLTQALAGDESKTVNIEGREIKVGVQQAMIEGASRSIALGRPGKPEEAAGAVVMLCLPEADFCSGQVLYCGGGPGSNF, encoded by the coding sequence ATGAAAAAGCTTGAAGGCAAAGTTGCTCTGGTTACTGGCTCGGGCCGTGGCATCGGTCGCGAAGTCGCGCTGCAACTGGCCGCTTACGGCGCCAAAGTCGTGGTCAACGACCTGGACGCCGAACCGGCTGACGAAGTGGTCGCCGAGATCCGCGCCGCTGGCGGTGACGCCGTGGCTTGCGTCGGCAGCGTCACCGCGCCGGACTTCGCTGACCGTTTTGTGCAGACCGCCGTCAAGAGCTACGGCTCGATCGACATCATCATCAACAACGCCGGTTTCACCTGGGACAACGTGATCCAGAAGATGAGCGACGAGCAGTGGTACGCGATCATCGACTGCCACCTGACGGCGCCGTTCCGCATCCTGCGCGCCGCCCAACCGGTGATCAGCGCCCTGGCCAAGAAAGAAGCCGCCGAAGGCCGTGAAGTGCTGCGCAAGGTAGTGAACATCTCCTCCGGCGCGGCGGGCGGCAACGTCGGCCAGTCCAACTATTCCTCGGGCAAGGCGGGCATTCTGGGCCTGACCAAGACCCTGTCCAAAGAGTGGGGCCGCCTGAAGGTCAACGTCAACGCCGTGGCTTTCGGCCTGATCGAAACCCGCCTGACCCAGGCCCTGGCGGGCGACGAGAGCAAGACCGTGAACATCGAAGGTCGTGAGATCAAGGTCGGCGTCCAGCAGGCAATGATCGAAGGCGCCAGCCGCAGCATTGCACTGGGTCGTCCAGGCAAGCCGGAAGAAGCCGCAGGCGCCGTAGTGATGCTCTGCCTGCCGGAAGCTGACTTCTGCTCCGGGCAGGTCCTGTACTGCGGCGGTGGCCCAGGCTCGAACTTCTAA
- a CDS encoding enoyl-CoA hydratase/isomerase family protein — protein MSVLEVTRTDGVATLVMSRPACKNAFNSDMCTAMLDALSDIRRDADIRAVVLTGAGDDFCAGGDVDVMSRNDRDASQMCTRMSELNQLPAAFAGLERPLIAAVDGVAYGAGFSLALMADFIVASDRARFCMVFSRIGAVPDLGATWTLPRVVGVQKAKELIYSAREVSAAEALKLGIALEVLPVDSYRARALELAQNMANLSGTTFAMTRRLLDHSLSNGLHSQLGEEANAQAIAVTSSYLKDATGRFMRKQPLLYRWPLRNG, from the coding sequence ATGTCAGTGCTCGAAGTAACCAGAACCGACGGCGTGGCCACACTGGTCATGTCCCGCCCCGCCTGCAAGAACGCCTTCAATTCGGACATGTGCACAGCCATGCTCGATGCCCTTTCCGATATTCGCCGCGACGCCGACATCCGCGCCGTAGTGCTGACAGGCGCCGGCGACGACTTCTGTGCCGGTGGCGATGTCGACGTCATGTCCCGCAATGACCGCGATGCCAGCCAGATGTGCACGCGCATGAGTGAACTCAATCAACTGCCCGCCGCATTTGCCGGGCTTGAGCGTCCGCTGATCGCGGCCGTGGATGGCGTGGCCTATGGCGCCGGGTTCAGCCTGGCGCTGATGGCGGACTTCATCGTCGCCTCTGATCGTGCACGGTTTTGCATGGTGTTCTCGCGCATCGGTGCGGTCCCCGATCTGGGCGCAACCTGGACCCTGCCCCGTGTGGTCGGCGTACAAAAAGCCAAGGAATTGATCTATTCGGCACGAGAGGTTTCGGCGGCTGAAGCGCTGAAACTCGGCATCGCCCTCGAAGTGCTGCCTGTCGACAGCTACCGGGCTCGGGCATTGGAATTGGCGCAAAACATGGCGAATCTGTCGGGGACGACATTCGCCATGACCAGACGCTTGCTCGACCATTCATTGAGCAACGGCCTGCACAGTCAATTGGGTGAAGAAGCCAATGCGCAAGCGATTGCCGTGACCTCCAGCTATCTCAAGGACGCCACCGGGCGGTTCATGCGCAAGCAGCCGCTGCTGTACCGCTGGCCGCTGCGAAACGGCTGA
- a CDS encoding MaoC family dehydratase — protein sequence MTLSNTTHAQFSDIQIGDVIPLLKLQPVNRTTLALYCGASGDHNPIHVDIDFARKSRMPDVFAHGMLSAAYLGRLLTQWVPQQQVRSLSIRFTGITHLGHIPTCTGTITEKFEENGEKRVRLAIRCGNQYGEEKLAGEAVVALA from the coding sequence ATGACCCTCTCTAACACCACCCACGCGCAGTTTTCCGATATCCAGATTGGCGACGTGATCCCGTTGCTGAAATTGCAGCCGGTCAACCGCACCACCCTGGCGCTGTACTGCGGCGCTTCGGGCGATCACAACCCGATCCACGTTGACATCGATTTTGCGCGCAAGTCGCGCATGCCCGACGTGTTTGCCCACGGCATGTTGTCGGCCGCTTACCTCGGCCGCCTGCTGACCCAATGGGTACCGCAGCAGCAAGTACGCAGCCTGTCGATCCGCTTCACCGGCATCACGCATCTGGGGCACATCCCGACCTGCACCGGAACCATCACCGAAAAGTTCGAAGAGAACGGCGAGAAGCGTGTGCGCCTGGCGATTCGTTGCGGCAACCAGTACGGCGAAGAAAAACTCGCCGGCGAAGCCGTCGTCGCCCTGGCCTGA
- a CDS encoding LuxR C-terminal-related transcriptional regulator, producing MSFPPVTGTASCPSADADQSIADTKVVPPRGARLLVPREDLLARLQEVRRQRCVVIQGPAGCGKTSTLLAWRRELLAMNFDVAWLSLAAEDDDLERFSRCLQASLAEVVPERVRDAGFLLGRDNDEMAVEHWVITLVQGIAQHPRELVLMLDDMHHLQDPRIVQALQWLLNYGPENLHLVFGSRAGMPFPLAGLRARAQVSEFDLRDLRFSRAESEHFLREHLGTIDPRDAAVLHELTDGWVAGLQLFAVDLKAKQMTRFDRVQIRDADAFAEYFEREVLVRLESEDLRLLTSASICERFCASLCATLLGQPHAIAGMMTQLARLDGDNLFITQVKSHDRETWYRLHPLLCSVLRARLEASPLQERQALHAAARGWFSDHEHLDEAVRHAVQAGDPEAAADIVEACATDLLAKGNLSQVSGLLKGLPAEQTAERFGLQVVMAHLQLYARNFPALQQTLQHLRTHHEKLDRKQRHALTVLQGSLAMQQDDSAAMLATLPELLAIPTDADDFSYSGRSNTLAWFYMYQGEYEKAREVIEGGERLQGSPRRSLLGRCMSGMSLALEGRITQAEHLYREVLEEAEAHGVGYLVVSTMAAGLLGTALYEQGDYEAACQLLERRIKLVERVAIPDTVLQCMQTLAMAHWLAGRRAEAFTCLERLEHHATRYDLGRLLVCALLLRMRWLQQVGDESAADVALQRIQHTAQQYPASGTGTAAEIQVIARRSLIERQLHTGNFRAAAERMPALIEVSQCDRRWRRVVPMRVQMAVIEQGCDRPLEARQHLIEALRQGHRLGLLRSVLDAWTNVPSMLETLLADNALDPVLTFYAQRLLDIARSAQVSNEQIPSVAANLLSARELDVMGLVAQALPNKKIARVLNLSPETVKWHMKNIFYKLGVTGRDEAIAKVRDLALKLPGNPSV from the coding sequence ATGTCTTTTCCCCCTGTAACTGGCACTGCTTCTTGCCCGTCAGCCGACGCTGACCAGTCCATCGCCGATACCAAGGTTGTGCCGCCGCGCGGGGCCCGGCTCCTGGTGCCACGCGAGGACTTGCTGGCGCGTTTGCAGGAAGTCCGCCGGCAACGTTGCGTGGTGATTCAGGGGCCTGCCGGGTGTGGCAAGACCAGTACGTTGCTGGCTTGGCGACGCGAGTTGCTGGCCATGAATTTTGATGTGGCCTGGCTGTCGCTGGCGGCCGAAGACGACGATCTGGAACGTTTCTCTCGTTGCCTGCAAGCCAGTCTTGCTGAAGTCGTGCCGGAGCGAGTGCGCGATGCCGGCTTCCTGCTGGGTCGCGACAACGACGAGATGGCTGTCGAACATTGGGTGATCACCCTGGTTCAGGGCATTGCCCAGCATCCGCGAGAGCTGGTGCTGATGCTCGACGACATGCACCACTTGCAAGACCCGCGCATCGTCCAGGCGCTGCAATGGCTACTCAATTACGGGCCGGAAAATCTGCATCTGGTGTTCGGTTCCCGCGCCGGCATGCCTTTTCCATTGGCAGGCTTGCGGGCCCGCGCCCAGGTCAGCGAATTCGATCTGCGCGATCTGCGCTTCAGCCGTGCCGAATCGGAGCATTTCCTGCGTGAGCACCTGGGCACCATCGACCCGCGCGACGCTGCCGTGCTGCACGAACTCACCGACGGCTGGGTTGCTGGCCTGCAACTGTTTGCTGTCGATCTCAAGGCCAAGCAAATGACCCGGTTTGACCGGGTGCAGATCCGCGATGCCGACGCCTTCGCCGAGTATTTCGAACGTGAAGTGCTGGTTCGCCTGGAATCTGAAGATCTGCGCTTGCTGACGAGCGCTTCGATCTGCGAGCGCTTCTGCGCCTCGTTGTGCGCGACGTTGCTCGGCCAACCCCACGCCATCGCGGGCATGATGACCCAACTGGCGCGGCTCGACGGCGACAATCTGTTCATTACTCAGGTCAAGAGCCACGACCGCGAAACCTGGTATCGCCTGCATCCGTTGCTGTGCAGCGTATTGCGTGCGCGTCTTGAGGCCAGCCCGCTGCAAGAGCGACAAGCCCTGCACGCAGCCGCGCGCGGCTGGTTCAGTGACCATGAACACCTCGATGAAGCGGTGCGCCATGCGGTGCAGGCCGGTGATCCCGAGGCGGCTGCCGATATCGTCGAGGCCTGCGCCACCGACCTGTTGGCCAAGGGCAACCTCAGCCAGGTTTCAGGGTTGTTGAAGGGGTTGCCGGCGGAACAGACCGCCGAGCGTTTTGGCTTACAGGTGGTCATGGCGCACCTGCAACTTTATGCGCGCAATTTCCCGGCCTTGCAGCAGACGTTGCAGCATCTGCGAACCCATCACGAAAAACTCGACCGCAAGCAGCGCCATGCACTCACCGTGTTGCAAGGCAGCCTGGCCATGCAGCAAGACGATTCGGCAGCGATGCTGGCGACATTGCCCGAGCTGCTGGCGATCCCCACCGATGCCGACGATTTCTCCTATTCCGGACGCAGCAATACGCTGGCGTGGTTCTACATGTACCAGGGCGAATACGAGAAGGCCCGCGAGGTAATTGAAGGCGGGGAACGACTGCAGGGTTCGCCCCGACGCAGCCTGCTCGGTCGTTGCATGAGCGGCATGAGTCTGGCGCTCGAAGGCCGCATCACCCAGGCCGAACACCTCTACCGCGAAGTACTGGAAGAAGCCGAAGCCCATGGCGTCGGTTATCTGGTGGTCAGCACCATGGCCGCGGGCCTGCTGGGTACGGCGCTGTACGAACAAGGCGACTATGAAGCGGCCTGCCAGTTGCTGGAGCGGCGTATAAAACTGGTGGAGCGGGTGGCGATTCCCGACACGGTGTTGCAGTGCATGCAGACACTGGCCATGGCCCATTGGCTGGCTGGACGACGGGCCGAGGCTTTCACCTGCCTGGAGCGGCTGGAACATCACGCAACCCGCTATGACCTCGGCCGATTGCTGGTGTGTGCGCTGCTGTTGCGCATGCGCTGGTTGCAACAGGTCGGTGATGAGTCAGCGGCCGACGTGGCCCTGCAACGCATCCAGCACACGGCGCAGCAGTATCCTGCGTCGGGTACCGGCACCGCAGCGGAGATTCAGGTAATCGCCCGTCGGTCTCTGATTGAGCGGCAACTTCACACTGGGAACTTCCGCGCCGCCGCCGAGCGCATGCCGGCACTGATCGAAGTTTCGCAGTGCGACCGACGCTGGCGCCGCGTAGTGCCGATGCGCGTGCAAATGGCTGTCATCGAACAAGGGTGCGACAGACCGTTAGAGGCTCGCCAACACTTGATCGAAGCACTACGCCAAGGACATCGCCTCGGGTTGTTGCGCAGTGTGCTGGACGCGTGGACGAACGTGCCGTCGATGCTTGAAACATTGCTGGCTGATAACGCGCTTGATCCAGTGCTGACGTTCTACGCGCAACGCTTGCTCGACATCGCCCGCAGTGCACAGGTCAGCAACGAGCAAATCCCAAGCGTTGCGGCGAATCTGCTCAGCGCTCGGGAACTCGACGTGATGGGGCTGGTGGCCCAGGCGCTGCCGAACAAGAAGATCGCCCGAGTGTTGAACCTGTCACCGGAAACGGTGAAATGGCACATGAAGAATATTTTCTACAAGCTGGGCGTTACCGGTCGCGACGAGGCGATAGCCAAAGTGCGCGACCTGGCGCTGAAGCTGCCGGGTAATCCTTCCGTTTGA
- a CDS encoding DUF2889 domain-containing protein yields MTTTAEDSPDRILLHTREITCKGYQRSDGLFDIEGRLQDLTNEPTDLPFHHLGHGGTIHDMRLVMTFDADMVIRHVTAQTATGASPFCAGAAPAYSALVGLTIASGFKQKLKAIVGGANGCTHMTELLERMASTAMQTIFSTYRTEATRRRAASAQREIAVRPWVIGTCHAYREDGEAVKLLWPQGLPKS; encoded by the coding sequence ATGACTACCACTGCCGAAGATTCACCCGACCGTATTCTGCTGCATACTCGCGAAATCACTTGCAAGGGCTATCAGCGCAGCGATGGCCTGTTCGATATCGAAGGGCGTCTGCAAGACCTGACCAACGAACCGACGGATCTGCCGTTTCACCACCTGGGCCATGGCGGCACCATTCATGACATGCGCCTGGTGATGACATTCGATGCCGACATGGTCATCCGCCACGTCACCGCACAGACAGCCACGGGCGCCAGTCCTTTTTGTGCCGGTGCAGCCCCGGCCTATTCCGCGTTGGTGGGGCTGACGATAGCCTCCGGTTTCAAGCAAAAACTCAAAGCGATTGTCGGCGGTGCAAATGGCTGCACGCACATGACCGAATTGCTTGAACGCATGGCGTCGACGGCGATGCAGACCATCTTTTCCACCTACCGCACTGAAGCCACCCGTCGCAGAGCTGCCAGCGCGCAACGGGAAATCGCCGTGCGGCCGTGGGTGATCGGTACGTGCCACGCCTACCGTGAGGATGGCGAAGCAGTAAAACTGCTGTGGCCGCAGGGATTACCCAAGTCCTGA
- a CDS encoding acyl-CoA dehydrogenase family protein, which yields MLENYRSPWMTEDLEPFNDMVQRFAKEYMEPNELKWREQHHADRSAWLKAGELGLILPDVPEEYGGAGGSIGHYVCVIQAMNGNGSGLGIGLSHIVAHYILESGTEAQKKHWLPKIGSGETICAIAMTEPGAGSDLQSVRTRAVKQGDKYVINGAKTFISNGQTCDMVLVIAKTDISQGAKGVSLFMVDTNTPGFRRGKLLSKVGMHAQDTSEMFFDDVEVPADCLLGEVEGRGFYTLMSQLPYERAQIGVGAVAVMERALRLTVEYTKDRKAFGKPVIDFQNSRFVLADVKATVLAAKTFIDLIVQRWIDGTLDTTLASMGKFWLTERQGEVLDRCLQLFGGYGYMNEYPIGRMWADARVARIYGGSNEIQREVVARSL from the coding sequence ATGCTGGAAAACTACCGCTCTCCCTGGATGACCGAAGACCTGGAACCGTTCAATGACATGGTCCAGCGCTTCGCCAAGGAATACATGGAGCCGAACGAATTGAAGTGGCGCGAGCAGCACCACGCGGACCGTTCAGCTTGGCTCAAGGCTGGCGAACTGGGCCTGATCCTGCCCGACGTACCGGAAGAGTACGGCGGTGCCGGTGGCAGCATCGGTCACTACGTTTGTGTGATTCAGGCAATGAACGGCAATGGCAGTGGCTTGGGCATTGGTCTGAGCCACATCGTCGCGCACTACATCCTTGAATCGGGCACTGAAGCGCAGAAGAAACACTGGCTGCCGAAGATCGGCTCCGGCGAAACCATTTGCGCCATCGCCATGACCGAGCCGGGTGCCGGTTCCGACCTGCAATCGGTACGCACCCGCGCAGTGAAGCAGGGCGACAAGTACGTCATCAACGGTGCCAAGACCTTCATCAGCAACGGCCAGACCTGCGACATGGTGCTGGTGATCGCCAAGACCGATATCAGCCAGGGCGCCAAGGGTGTCTCGCTGTTCATGGTCGACACCAACACGCCGGGTTTCCGTCGCGGCAAGCTGCTGAGCAAGGTCGGCATGCACGCCCAGGATACTTCGGAGATGTTCTTCGACGACGTCGAAGTGCCAGCCGACTGCCTGCTCGGCGAAGTCGAAGGTCGCGGTTTCTACACGTTGATGAGCCAGTTGCCGTACGAGCGGGCGCAGATTGGCGTCGGTGCCGTCGCGGTGATGGAGCGCGCCCTGCGCCTGACCGTGGAATACACCAAGGACCGCAAGGCCTTCGGCAAACCGGTCATTGATTTCCAGAACAGCCGCTTCGTGCTCGCCGATGTGAAAGCAACCGTGCTGGCGGCGAAAACCTTCATTGACCTGATCGTCCAGCGCTGGATCGACGGCACCCTCGACACCACGCTGGCGTCGATGGGCAAGTTCTGGTTGACCGAACGCCAGGGCGAAGTGCTCGACCGTTGCCTGCAACTGTTTGGCGGCTACGGCTACATGAACGAATACCCGATCGGACGGATGTGGGCCGACGCCCGCGTTGCACGCATCTACGGCGGCTCCAACGAGATTCAGCGCGAGGTCGTGGCGCGGTCGCTCTAA
- a CDS encoding MaoC family dehydratase N-terminal domain-containing protein: protein MADKSLIGHKLDTFSVDVEKGRLRFFAKAIGETDPVYTNEAAALAAGHKALPVPPTFLKCLEGEGRDLAAFLKLVNFDLGRILHAEQSFVFHGMAYAGDVLTFDAHISDVYEKKGGALQFVVMESRVTNQDGVHIADVRSSLVQR, encoded by the coding sequence ATGGCTGACAAAAGCCTGATCGGGCACAAGCTCGATACATTCAGCGTCGATGTCGAGAAGGGTCGCCTGCGTTTTTTTGCCAAGGCCATTGGCGAAACCGATCCGGTCTACACCAATGAGGCCGCCGCCTTGGCAGCCGGGCATAAGGCGTTGCCCGTGCCACCGACGTTTCTCAAGTGCCTGGAAGGCGAGGGTCGTGACCTGGCCGCTTTCCTGAAACTGGTGAATTTCGACCTCGGCCGCATCCTGCACGCCGAACAGTCCTTCGTTTTTCACGGCATGGCCTACGCCGGTGACGTGCTGACCTTCGACGCACACATTTCCGATGTGTACGAGAAGAAGGGCGGCGCCCTGCAATTCGTGGTCATGGAGTCGCGTGTGACCAACCAGGACGGCGTGCACATCGCCGATGTCCGCTCGTCCCTCGTCCAGCGTTGA
- a CDS encoding SDR family NAD(P)-dependent oxidoreductase yields the protein MEKTLEGKVAIVTGSGRGIGRSVALKFAEKGARIIINDLDEGPANEVIAEVRALGSDAVSCIGNVSAPDFGDRIVKTALDAFGRLDIIVNNAGFTWDNVIQKMGDEQWDAILDCHLKAPFRILRAAYPYFREASKAEAEAGQEVFRKVVNISSVSGTQGNAGQVNYSSAKAGIMGMTKTLAKEWGRMKVNVNCVAFGFIETRLTQPTTEEKTVQVEGRDIKVGVHPDRILAASREIALGRPGTAEEAAGSVYMFCIPESDYVTGQTIICGGGRGGF from the coding sequence ATGGAAAAAACACTCGAAGGTAAAGTCGCCATCGTCACCGGTTCCGGTCGCGGCATCGGTCGCAGCGTGGCGCTGAAATTCGCCGAAAAAGGCGCACGGATCATCATCAACGACCTGGACGAAGGTCCGGCCAATGAAGTGATCGCTGAAGTTCGCGCCCTGGGCAGCGATGCCGTCTCCTGCATCGGCAACGTCTCGGCGCCGGACTTTGGCGATCGCATCGTCAAGACCGCACTGGATGCGTTCGGTCGACTCGACATCATCGTCAACAACGCCGGCTTCACCTGGGACAACGTGATCCAGAAAATGGGCGATGAGCAGTGGGACGCCATTCTCGACTGCCACCTCAAGGCGCCGTTCCGCATTCTGCGCGCGGCTTACCCGTACTTCCGCGAAGCCAGCAAGGCCGAGGCCGAAGCCGGGCAGGAAGTGTTCCGCAAAGTGGTGAACATCTCGTCGGTGTCGGGCACCCAGGGTAATGCGGGCCAGGTCAACTATTCCTCGGCCAAGGCCGGCATCATGGGCATGACCAAGACGCTGGCCAAGGAGTGGGGCCGCATGAAGGTCAACGTCAACTGCGTGGCTTTCGGTTTCATCGAAACCCGCCTGACCCAGCCAACCACCGAAGAAAAAACCGTGCAGGTCGAAGGCCGCGACATCAAGGTCGGCGTGCACCCGGATCGCATCCTCGCCGCCAGCCGTGAAATCGCCCTGGGTCGTCCGGGCACTGCCGAAGAGGCAGCCGGTTCGGTCTACATGTTCTGCATTCCGGAATCCGACTACGTGACTGGCCAGACCATCATTTGCGGCGGTGGTCGCGGCGGATTCTAA